One region of Peribacillus simplex genomic DNA includes:
- a CDS encoding DsbA family protein yields the protein MANKKKGNPKQSSAFMFWIIGLIAVIIIGFIFLANGKDKDTDTAAYEMDYKSQPYLGEKSAPVQIVEFGDYKCPVCKTFEEKFFPSIQSELIDTGKAQFYFMNYSFINVDSIRSAKFAESVYQELGNDTFWKFHELLYDKQPDDPKYEKEDVFTDKFLEDTLKEIANDKDVKKVVSSFKADNSEDQWNKDMKIADELGVSGTPSLFVNGKKFEGNTIDDLVKMVDDAAKEK from the coding sequence ATGGCTAATAAAAAAAAGGGTAATCCAAAACAATCTTCTGCATTCATGTTTTGGATCATAGGGTTAATCGCTGTAATCATTATTGGCTTTATATTTTTAGCGAATGGGAAAGACAAAGATACAGATACCGCTGCTTATGAAATGGATTATAAATCACAGCCCTATTTGGGAGAAAAATCGGCTCCTGTTCAAATTGTGGAATTTGGTGATTATAAATGTCCAGTGTGTAAGACATTCGAGGAGAAGTTCTTTCCTTCTATACAAAGTGAATTGATTGATACTGGAAAAGCACAATTTTATTTCATGAATTATTCGTTCATTAACGTCGATTCAATTAGATCCGCTAAATTTGCGGAAAGTGTTTATCAAGAATTAGGAAATGATACCTTTTGGAAATTTCATGAGCTGTTGTACGATAAGCAGCCAGATGACCCGAAATATGAAAAGGAAGATGTGTTTACGGACAAATTCCTAGAAGATACATTGAAAGAAATTGCAAATGACAAAGATGTCAAAAAGGTCGTTTCCTCTTTTAAAGCCGATAATTCTGAGGACCAATGGAACAAGGATATGAAGATTGCCGACGAATTAGGCGTTTCTGGAACACCTTCCTTATTTGTTAATGGCAAGAAGTTTGAAGGAAATACAATCGATGATTTAGTGAAAATGGTTGATGATGCAGCGAAGGAGAAATAG
- a CDS encoding pentapeptide repeat-containing protein, with product MIEKLQAHVHGIFAPYKNAKTANELEEELLQNLLEKYNDHKKNGSSEQEAYKLTVDSIGEVSELMESLNLHYSELEQAINMDYSRHRLLDSDFRSVSVHDGKFNSCDLSRSDFSHSDLTNSTFKSSNLNKCIFENVNLTSTLFKSANLKGVTFKNSIYNKTHFKGCNLSGLTFDGETFNQTIFEGSSLKKASFRDATLINVQFRMSDLKKIDFTGASMDKLTFNFLNGAKVDLSSVTII from the coding sequence GTGATTGAAAAACTGCAGGCACATGTTCATGGCATTTTTGCACCGTACAAAAATGCAAAAACAGCAAATGAATTGGAAGAAGAACTGCTGCAAAACTTACTGGAAAAATACAATGACCATAAAAAGAATGGCTCTAGTGAGCAGGAAGCGTATAAGCTGACTGTGGATTCAATAGGAGAAGTATCAGAGCTCATGGAATCACTTAATCTTCACTATAGTGAGCTTGAGCAGGCAATAAACATGGACTATTCCAGACATCGCTTATTGGATTCCGACTTTCGCTCGGTTTCCGTGCATGACGGGAAATTCAATTCCTGTGATTTAAGCCGCTCTGATTTCAGCCATTCCGACCTGACGAACAGCACCTTTAAAAGCAGTAACTTAAATAAATGCATCTTTGAAAACGTCAATTTAACAAGCACCTTATTTAAAAGCGCGAATTTAAAAGGCGTAACTTTCAAGAACAGCATTTATAATAAGACCCATTTTAAAGGCTGTAATTTATCTGGTCTTACATTTGATGGGGAAACATTTAACCAAACCATTTTCGAGGGTTCTTCATTGAAAAAGGCATCATTTCGTGATGCCACACTCATCAATGTTCAATTCCGGATGTCCGATTTAAAGAAAATCGACTTTACTGGAGCTTCGATGGATAAACTTACTTTCAACTTTTTAAATGGAGCGAAGGTAGATCTCAGCAGTGTGACCATCATCTAA
- a CDS encoding phospho-sugar mutase translates to MDYKCSYHSWVNFEALDEEMKSLLNKMQDDEKNIEDAFYKNLEFGTGGMRGEIGAGTNRMNLYTVRKATLGLAHYLQSMGDEAKRRGVAIAYDSRFKSPEFALEAAKTLATEGIKAYLFDELRPTPELSFAVRELNAYAGIVITASHNPPEYNGYKVYGPDGAQLPPATADKVIEFVNAIENELAISVKDEVTLKAQGLIEVVGEEIDAAYNEKLLTVPENRNLSEEVDVTVVFTPLHGTANKSVRRALKDLGYDKVHVVKEQELPDPNFSTVKSPNPEEHAAFEMAIELGNEVSADLLIATDPDADRLGIAVKNKNGEYVVLTGNQTGALILDYLLKEKKSKRTLPPNGVVLKTIVTSEIGRRIANEYGLGTVDVLTGFKFIAEKINEYEKSGKHTFLFGYEESYGYLIKDFARDKDAIQAAVLAVEVCAYYKKQGMDLYEGLLNIFEKYGYYLEGLQSLTLKGIEGAGQIQGILNQFREDPPKQIAGKAVTVQEDYQSGMKLTVGNDKEEVIDLPKSNVIKYFLEDGTWVCLRPSGTEPKIKFYFGIQGETMEAAELKLNLVMNAFMEKINGMINSTK, encoded by the coding sequence ATGGATTATAAATGTTCTTACCACTCATGGGTGAATTTCGAAGCCCTTGATGAGGAAATGAAGTCATTACTTAACAAGATGCAAGATGATGAAAAAAATATTGAAGATGCGTTTTATAAGAACTTGGAATTTGGCACAGGCGGTATGCGCGGGGAAATTGGGGCAGGTACCAATCGAATGAATCTTTATACAGTCCGCAAAGCAACATTAGGATTAGCCCATTATCTGCAATCGATGGGTGATGAAGCAAAACGCAGAGGTGTCGCGATTGCCTACGATTCACGTTTTAAATCACCTGAATTTGCCTTGGAAGCAGCCAAGACCTTGGCTACAGAAGGGATTAAGGCTTATCTATTCGATGAGTTAAGGCCAACGCCGGAGTTATCCTTTGCCGTTCGAGAACTGAATGCCTATGCTGGGATCGTTATCACGGCAAGTCATAATCCCCCTGAGTATAATGGCTATAAAGTGTACGGACCAGATGGTGCCCAGCTTCCTCCGGCTACTGCTGATAAAGTGATTGAATTCGTGAATGCGATTGAAAATGAACTTGCCATTTCGGTAAAAGATGAAGTGACATTGAAAGCACAGGGCCTCATTGAGGTTGTCGGAGAGGAAATCGATGCCGCTTATAATGAAAAGTTGCTTACTGTGCCCGAAAACAGAAATCTAAGCGAAGAAGTTGATGTGACAGTAGTATTCACACCACTTCATGGCACAGCAAATAAGTCGGTTAGGCGTGCTTTAAAAGATCTGGGATACGATAAGGTACATGTTGTTAAAGAGCAGGAATTGCCTGATCCCAATTTTTCGACAGTCAAATCACCGAACCCTGAAGAACATGCAGCATTTGAAATGGCCATTGAATTAGGAAATGAGGTATCTGCGGACCTGTTGATCGCAACAGATCCGGATGCAGATCGGCTCGGTATCGCCGTTAAAAATAAGAATGGCGAATATGTGGTGCTTACAGGTAATCAAACTGGTGCACTAATATTGGATTATCTTTTAAAAGAAAAGAAATCGAAACGCACTTTACCTCCCAATGGAGTTGTCTTAAAAACGATAGTGACTTCTGAAATAGGCCGCAGAATCGCAAATGAATATGGCTTAGGGACCGTTGATGTATTAACGGGTTTTAAATTCATCGCTGAAAAGATCAACGAATATGAGAAAAGCGGTAAGCACACATTCTTATTCGGGTATGAAGAAAGTTATGGCTATCTAATCAAGGATTTTGCCCGTGATAAAGATGCGATCCAAGCTGCCGTTCTTGCGGTGGAAGTGTGTGCCTACTATAAAAAACAGGGCATGGACCTATATGAAGGTTTGCTAAATATATTTGAAAAGTACGGGTATTACCTGGAGGGACTCCAGTCATTGACCTTAAAGGGAATCGAAGGCGCTGGGCAGATTCAAGGGATACTGAATCAATTCCGTGAGGATCCTCCAAAGCAAATAGCCGGAAAAGCTGTAACTGTGCAGGAGGATTATCAAAGCGGCATGAAGCTGACGGTGGGCAACGATAAGGAAGAAGTCATTGATTTACCTAAATCAAATGTAATTAAGTACTTCCTTGAGGATGGCACATGGGTATGCTTACGGCCATCTGGGACAGAACCTAAAATCAAATTCTATTTCGGAATCCAAGGTGAAACGATGGAAGCAGCCGAGCTGAAGTTGAACCTAGTCATGAATGCTTTCATGGAAAAAATTAATGGGATGATCAATAGTACTAAATAA
- a CDS encoding Rrf2 family transcriptional regulator — MSISTRFSVGIHILSLLEINKEGVNTSDFIAKSVNTNPALIRKITGMLKSAGLVNVRPGIAGATLAKELSDITLLDVYQAVNVVSDKELFGIHENPNPACTVGRNIQNTIEPIFSVAELALEKALGVVTIEDVVKDILEKDKMK, encoded by the coding sequence ATGTCCATCAGTACCCGCTTTTCCGTAGGAATCCATATATTATCTCTTTTAGAAATAAATAAAGAAGGCGTTAACACTTCTGATTTTATTGCAAAAAGTGTAAACACCAACCCAGCATTAATCAGAAAAATCACCGGCATGCTGAAGAGTGCAGGTTTAGTCAACGTTCGTCCAGGTATTGCCGGAGCGACATTGGCCAAGGAATTATCGGATATTACTTTACTTGATGTTTACCAGGCTGTTAACGTTGTATCCGATAAAGAGTTATTTGGAATCCATGAAAATCCTAATCCAGCATGCACCGTTGGAAGAAATATACAAAATACGATAGAACCCATCTTTTCAGTTGCTGAACTTGCCTTGGAAAAGGCATTGGGAGTGGTAACGATTGAGGATGTCGTTAAGGATATTTTAGAAAAGGATAAAATGAAATAA
- a CDS encoding serine/threonine protein kinase: MQNYYELAQSVKISDDKKHILLDADQSLSLIGKGRSAYVFRIHSTNKALKVFFPDHTHTAKVEAEIYKTVQAIDYYPTLYDAGVNYLVIDHIEGNTLFECLTLGIPITEKNIEEIDHALQLARKEGLNPSDIHLRNIFITSEMKVKIIDVARFKQVKSCNQWHDLKSAFHLLYSKSFFPKKIPGFILNSIAAIYKKRFLPI; this comes from the coding sequence ATGCAGAACTATTATGAATTAGCTCAAAGCGTTAAGATTTCCGATGATAAAAAGCATATATTGCTTGATGCCGACCAATCTTTATCACTTATCGGAAAAGGCCGAAGCGCTTATGTATTCCGAATCCATTCCACCAATAAAGCCCTAAAAGTGTTTTTCCCGGACCATACTCACACAGCAAAAGTTGAAGCTGAAATATACAAAACCGTTCAAGCCATCGATTACTATCCAACACTATATGATGCGGGGGTAAATTACCTGGTTATAGATCACATCGAAGGCAACACTCTTTTTGAATGTTTAACATTAGGAATCCCGATAACGGAAAAAAACATCGAGGAGATTGACCATGCCTTACAATTAGCAAGGAAAGAGGGATTGAATCCTTCGGATATCCATTTACGAAACATCTTCATCACTTCCGAAATGAAGGTGAAGATCATTGACGTTGCAAGGTTTAAACAAGTGAAATCATGTAATCAGTGGCATGACCTGAAAAGTGCTTTTCACCTTTTATATTCGAAGTCATTTTTTCCGAAGAAAATCCCTGGCTTCATACTTAATTCCATTGCAGCGATTTATAAAAAGAGATTCTTGCCCATCTGA
- the galE gene encoding UDP-glucose 4-epimerase GalE yields MILVVGGAGYIGSHLVKELVNTEEVVILDNLSTGFPSLVDSKAILVEGNLGDEAVLNEIFLKYPIKAVMHFAANSLVGESVQDPYKYYNNNVGATLTLVNTMLKHDVKNFIFSSTAATYGIPNVDMIDEDQPTNPINPYGRSKLMVEQILSDFANAYGLHYVVLRYFNAAGAHVSAEIGESHDPETHLIPIILQHLLGQREKISVFGTDYDTKDGTCIRDYIHVTDLAKAHIIALQALLSGKKDTAIYNLGNGKGFSVKDVIDTCEKVTGVKPTIEYADRRPGDPARLVASANKIYEELGWKASIDLEEIIESAWKWHKSQIV; encoded by the coding sequence ATGATTTTGGTCGTTGGCGGTGCAGGCTATATTGGAAGTCATCTTGTAAAAGAGTTAGTGAATACAGAAGAGGTTGTCATTCTGGATAATCTCTCAACCGGTTTTCCTTCGCTGGTCGATTCGAAGGCCATCTTGGTAGAAGGGAATTTAGGAGACGAAGCGGTCTTGAATGAAATATTCCTTAAATATCCCATTAAAGCTGTAATGCACTTTGCTGCTAATAGCTTGGTAGGTGAGTCTGTCCAAGACCCTTATAAATACTATAATAATAATGTTGGTGCAACTCTTACATTAGTGAATACCATGCTCAAGCATGATGTTAAGAATTTCATTTTTTCATCAACGGCAGCTACTTACGGTATACCAAATGTGGATATGATTGATGAAGATCAGCCAACTAATCCGATTAATCCATATGGCCGCTCGAAATTGATGGTGGAGCAAATCTTAAGTGACTTTGCAAATGCATATGGACTCCACTATGTCGTTTTACGTTACTTTAATGCGGCTGGAGCACATGTGTCGGCAGAAATCGGTGAAAGTCATGATCCTGAAACACATCTGATTCCTATTATTTTACAGCATTTATTAGGTCAACGAGAGAAGATTTCCGTATTTGGCACAGACTATGACACGAAAGATGGCACTTGCATTCGTGATTATATTCATGTAACGGACTTAGCCAAAGCTCATATAATCGCGCTTCAAGCCCTATTGTCCGGGAAGAAGGATACGGCCATCTACAATCTTGGGAATGGAAAAGGATTTTCGGTTAAAGATGTAATCGACACTTGTGAAAAGGTCACAGGAGTGAAGCCGACCATAGAGTATGCAGACCGTCGCCCTGGAGATCCAGCCCGTCTGGTTGCTTCAGCTAATAAGATATATGAAGAACTTGGATGGAAAGCATCAATAGATTTGGAAGAGATTATTGAAAGTGCATGGAAATGGCATAAATCTCAGATAGTTTAA
- the galU gene encoding UTP--glucose-1-phosphate uridylyltransferase GalU, with translation MKKVKKAIIPAAGLGTRFLPATKAMPKEMLPIVDKPTIQYIIEEAVKAGIEDIIIVTGKNKRAIEDHFDNAYELENNLREKGKFDLLEKVQYPSNLANIHYIRQKEPRGLGHAVWCARNFIGDEPFAVLLGDDIVQSDVPSLRQLINEYDATGSSIIGVQPVNENETHRYGIIDPLTQEGRRYEVNRFVEKPEQGTAPSNLAIMGRYILTPEIFDFLANQETGAGGEIQLTDAIQKLNEIQKVFAYDFEGKRYDVGVVDGFVKTTIEFALQRPDLRDDIIKEMENILKMHKAGIR, from the coding sequence ATGAAAAAAGTAAAAAAGGCTATAATTCCTGCAGCTGGATTGGGAACTAGATTTTTGCCTGCTACGAAGGCAATGCCAAAAGAAATGCTGCCAATAGTGGACAAACCAACTATTCAATATATTATAGAAGAAGCCGTGAAAGCGGGAATCGAAGATATTATCATTGTCACGGGAAAGAATAAACGTGCGATAGAAGATCATTTTGATAATGCATACGAACTAGAAAATAACTTGAGGGAAAAAGGGAAATTCGATTTATTGGAGAAGGTACAATACCCATCGAATTTAGCTAATATCCACTACATTAGGCAAAAAGAACCGAGAGGCCTTGGACATGCTGTTTGGTGTGCACGTAACTTTATTGGTGATGAGCCATTTGCAGTCCTTTTAGGCGATGACATCGTTCAAAGCGATGTGCCATCACTACGTCAATTAATCAACGAATATGATGCGACAGGTTCGTCCATCATTGGAGTGCAGCCAGTAAATGAGAATGAAACACATAGATACGGCATCATTGACCCGCTTACTCAAGAAGGCAGAAGATACGAAGTGAACCGATTCGTTGAAAAGCCAGAACAAGGAACGGCACCATCCAATTTAGCCATCATGGGAAGATACATACTAACACCGGAAATATTTGATTTCTTAGCTAATCAGGAAACAGGGGCTGGCGGTGAAATCCAGTTAACGGATGCGATCCAAAAACTGAATGAAATCCAAAAAGTCTTCGCTTACGATTTTGAAGGAAAACGTTATGATGTAGGAGTTGTTGATGGCTTTGTGAAAACGACAATTGAATTTGCCCTGCAACGTCCTGATTTAAGAGACGACATTATAAAAGAAATGGAAAATATCCTCAAGATGCATAAAGCAGGAATCAGATAG
- a CDS encoding SRPBCC family protein gives MENQHTLQDIKKTVILEAPIQKVWDTVSTAEGIASWFMPNDFQPKVGHEFHVQSPFGPSPCKVTELDAPNRLSFSWDTDGWFISFILKELDGKTEFTLIHGGWKEPETILPKPNEKSSVIRDRMDHGWEQLVHAKLKKVVEG, from the coding sequence ATGGAAAATCAACATACACTACAGGATATCAAGAAGACAGTTATTCTTGAAGCACCTATCCAAAAAGTTTGGGATACAGTTTCGACTGCAGAGGGTATAGCTTCATGGTTCATGCCAAATGATTTTCAACCGAAAGTGGGACATGAGTTCCATGTGCAATCACCTTTTGGTCCATCTCCTTGTAAGGTAACGGAGTTAGATGCTCCTAATCGTCTTTCATTCAGTTGGGATACGGACGGTTGGTTCATTTCCTTCATTTTAAAAGAACTGGATGGCAAAACGGAGTTCACCCTTATTCATGGTGGTTGGAAAGAGCCTGAAACGATTCTTCCGAAACCGAATGAAAAGAGCTCAGTGATTCGCGATAGAATGGATCATGGCTGGGAACAGCTCGTTCATGCAAAACTTAAAAAGGTTGTTGAGGGCTAA
- a CDS encoding DUF6376 family protein, translating to MKKRMTIVFLSFLILSGCSLLGEVNSSLEYADNATGYINTVKDFANEVPALAQDAVTNAEARRNLEKELQLMKTEIEDFNATEPPQIAEGIHEKIVSSNQQLSDGIELYLNNIESGQIDPKALEDSEVMKSIDNLTELAKQIEELVN from the coding sequence ATGAAAAAAAGAATGACCATTGTTTTTCTGTCCTTCCTTATATTAAGCGGCTGTTCACTTTTGGGAGAAGTCAATTCATCATTGGAGTATGCGGATAATGCGACGGGATATATTAATACCGTTAAGGATTTTGCCAATGAGGTGCCCGCATTGGCACAAGATGCCGTCACGAATGCCGAAGCAAGGAGAAATCTTGAAAAAGAATTGCAATTGATGAAAACGGAGATCGAAGACTTCAATGCAACTGAACCACCCCAAATCGCTGAAGGCATCCATGAGAAAATCGTCAGCTCAAATCAACAGCTTTCAGATGGAATTGAATTATACTTGAATAATATTGAAAGTGGCCAAATTGACCCTAAGGCATTGGAAGATTCAGAGGTAATGAAATCAATCGATAATTTAACAGAGCTGGCAAAACAAATTGAAGAATTGGTTAATTAA
- a CDS encoding NAD(P)-dependent oxidoreductase, whose amino-acid sequence MKIGIIGASGKAGSMILKEALTRGHEVTAIVRDQAKVQIQGASVQEKDLFNLKAEDIKAFDVVVNAFGAAPGKEHLHVDAGKILIDAMKGAPQTKLIVVGGAGSLYVDEAKTIRVLETPEFPKEYFATASNQSKNLEDLNNATGIQWTFISPSAFFDPQGNRTGEYKLGKDNLLVNSKGESYVSYADFALAVLDEIENPQHNNQRFTVVAEAE is encoded by the coding sequence ATGAAAATAGGTATTATTGGTGCGAGCGGAAAAGCTGGAAGTATGATTTTAAAAGAAGCATTGACTAGGGGACATGAAGTTACGGCTATTGTCAGGGATCAAGCCAAAGTCCAAATTCAAGGAGCATCCGTACAGGAAAAAGACCTATTCAATCTGAAAGCTGAAGATATTAAAGCATTTGATGTGGTAGTGAATGCCTTTGGTGCTGCACCAGGGAAAGAACATCTGCATGTCGATGCAGGAAAAATCTTAATTGATGCCATGAAAGGGGCTCCTCAAACTAAATTGATTGTTGTTGGCGGAGCTGGAAGCCTTTACGTTGACGAGGCGAAAACGATACGTGTATTGGAAACACCTGAATTCCCGAAAGAATACTTTGCAACAGCATCTAATCAATCCAAGAACCTTGAGGATTTAAATAATGCCACTGGCATCCAATGGACATTCATCAGTCCTTCTGCCTTCTTTGATCCTCAAGGAAATAGAACAGGTGAGTATAAACTGGGTAAAGACAACCTTCTTGTAAACTCAAAAGGTGAAAGTTATGTAAGCTATGCAGATTTTGCCCTTGCAGTACTTGATGAAATAGAAAACCCGCAACACAACAATCAACGCTTTACGGTTGTTGCCGAAGCTGAATAA
- a CDS encoding disulfide oxidoreductase, with product MNKPLLFSWILSIIATAGSLYFSEVLHYVPCTFCWYQRILMYPFVILLGRAFYEQDLKIHRYILPLSILGMLVSGYHYSLQKIPALQHFEMCQSGVPCSGEYINWLGFITIPFLAFIAFTLITICMGLLMRKNRHI from the coding sequence ATGAACAAGCCATTATTATTTTCGTGGATCCTATCAATCATTGCCACTGCTGGAAGTCTCTATTTTAGTGAGGTTCTCCATTATGTACCTTGTACCTTTTGTTGGTATCAAAGGATCTTGATGTACCCGTTCGTTATTTTATTGGGCCGTGCCTTTTATGAGCAGGACCTGAAAATCCATCGATACATACTCCCATTATCGATTTTGGGCATGTTGGTTTCAGGGTATCACTATAGTCTGCAAAAAATTCCAGCACTACAGCATTTCGAAATGTGCCAAAGTGGTGTTCCTTGCTCCGGTGAGTATATTAATTGGTTAGGCTTCATCACGATTCCGTTTTTGGCTTTTATTGCTTTTACTCTCATTACTATCTGTATGGGACTGCTAATGAGGAAGAACCGCCATATTTGA
- a CDS encoding SH3 domain-containing protein: protein MKKLILPTFCFAVLSTVAFEEKISAAPLHAEQANIETGVMFVHVNSGSLNMRKTGTESASVVAKLAKGTQVTVYSESKGWAKIKANGKDGYVSTKYLSTTKPGTVTKAAETVKTTTKYVNVSTGPLNMRKSGTESASIVSKLAKGTQVTVYSESKGWAKIKANGKDGYVSTKYLSAAKPGSGSTIATPQKTTTKYVNVSTGSLNMRKSGTESASIVAKLSKGTKVTVYSESKGWAKIKANGIDGYVSTDYLSTTKPGTAPNPIIPEKTTTKYVNVSSGSLNMRKSGTESASIVAKLSKGTKVTVYSESKGWAKIKANGIDGYVSTDYLSTTKPGTAPNPIIPEKTTTKYVNVSSGSLNMRKSGTESASIVAKLSKGTKVTVYSESKGWAKIKANGIDGYVSTDYLSTTKPGTAPNPTIPEKTTTKYVNVSSGSLNMRNKPSECASIIVKLAKGAEVEVISESNGWSKIIAYGGEGYVSTQYLSETKPGSVPESPDPNPDEEETTLVKYVNVNDGSSLNMRSSASASASIIAKLVNNTAVNVYSESNGWSRVTANGKTGYVSTQYLTAKAPEVPGGSNGSIIRIDKEYNLTMDKMVEIQMAVNGQTDKTYKTYIREDGLTLINPTKGTVKGTGWRVRGGAGSNYWVVGAVSNYQSLNIKSKVMGTDGYYWYEVDYNKTWVNASLEDIEYNLNPDNFVNDPIKSFQFVKLSQVTNMNVSEVNDRILSGKGILQGQAATFTSAGEKYGVNEIYLISHALLETGNGTSPLATGVKVNGKTVYNMYGVGAFDGTALSSGAQYAYNAGWFTPEAAIIGGAEFIAKGYISAGQDTLYKMRWNPIAAEKYGYATHQYATDIGWATKQVKQIYNLYSLLDSYKLTIEVPKYK from the coding sequence ATGAAGAAATTAATTTTACCAACTTTCTGTTTTGCAGTGTTGTCTACAGTTGCTTTCGAAGAAAAAATATCTGCAGCTCCACTACATGCAGAACAGGCCAATATTGAAACAGGTGTCATGTTCGTCCATGTAAATTCCGGCTCGCTCAATATGAGAAAAACAGGTACTGAAAGTGCAAGCGTAGTCGCCAAGCTGGCAAAAGGGACACAGGTAACGGTGTATTCGGAATCCAAAGGCTGGGCGAAAATTAAAGCCAATGGAAAAGACGGATATGTCAGTACCAAGTATCTATCGACGACAAAACCTGGAACGGTAACCAAAGCTGCGGAAACCGTTAAAACGACAACGAAATATGTGAATGTCAGTACAGGTCCACTTAATATGCGAAAAAGCGGAACGGAAAGTGCCAGCATAGTCTCCAAGCTGGCAAAAGGGACACAGGTAACGGTGTATTCGGAATCCAAAGGCTGGGCGAAAATTAAAGCCAATGGAAAAGACGGATATGTCAGTACCAAGTATCTGTCTGCTGCAAAGCCAGGATCGGGATCCACAATAGCCACACCTCAAAAAACGACAACAAAATATGTGAATGTCAGTACAGGTTCACTTAATATGCGAAAAAGCGGAACGGAAAGTGCCAGCATAGTCGCGAAGCTTTCAAAAGGAACGAAAGTGACGGTGTATTCGGAATCCAAAGGCTGGGCGAAGATCAAGGCCAATGGAATAGATGGGTATGTCAGTACTGACTATCTTTCAACAACGAAGCCAGGAACGGCTCCCAATCCAATCATACCTGAAAAAACGACGACGAAATATGTGAATGTAAGCTCTGGTTCCCTCAATATGCGAAAAAGCGGAACGGAAAGTGCCAGCATAGTCGCGAAGCTTTCAAAAGGAACGAAAGTGACGGTGTACTCGGAATCCAAAGGCTGGGCGAAGATCAAGGCCAATGGAATAGATGGGTATGTCAGTACTGACTATCTTTCAACAACGAAGCCAGGAACGGCTCCCAATCCAATCATACCTGAAAAAACGACGACGAAATATGTGAATGTAAGCTCTGGTTCCCTCAATATGCGAAAAAGCGGAACGGAAAGTGCCAGCATAGTCGCGAAGCTTTCAAAAGGAACGAAAGTGACGGTTTATTCGGAATCCAAAGGATGGGCGAAAATCAAGGCCAATGGAATAGATGGGTATGTCAGTACTGACTATCTTTCAACAACGAAGCCAGGAACGGCTCCCAATCCAACCATACCTGAAAAAACGACGACGAAATATGTGAATGTAAGCTCTGGTTCTCTGAATATGCGGAATAAACCGTCAGAATGTGCTTCCATCATTGTGAAATTGGCCAAGGGTGCAGAGGTAGAAGTCATCTCGGAATCAAATGGCTGGTCAAAAATTATAGCGTATGGCGGAGAAGGTTACGTCAGTACGCAATATCTATCAGAAACGAAGCCTGGTTCTGTACCGGAAAGCCCGGATCCGAATCCAGACGAAGAAGAAACCACGTTAGTTAAATATGTAAATGTGAATGATGGCTCCAGTCTGAATATGCGCTCTTCTGCATCAGCTTCCGCTTCGATTATTGCCAAGCTTGTAAACAATACGGCCGTAAATGTATATTCTGAGTCTAATGGCTGGTCAAGAGTCACAGCTAATGGAAAAACGGGATATGTAAGTACGCAATATTTAACAGCCAAAGCGCCGGAAGTTCCAGGGGGTTCTAATGGATCGATAATCAGGATCGATAAGGAGTACAATCTTACGATGGACAAGATGGTTGAAATCCAAATGGCCGTGAATGGTCAAACGGATAAAACGTATAAAACCTACATACGAGAGGATGGGTTAACGTTAATCAATCCAACAAAAGGTACGGTAAAAGGAACTGGATGGCGTGTCAGGGGCGGAGCTGGATCTAATTATTGGGTAGTCGGTGCTGTCAGCAATTATCAATCATTGAATATCAAATCAAAAGTCATGGGCACTGACGGATACTATTGGTATGAGGTGGATTATAACAAGACATGGGTAAATGCCAGCCTGGAAGATATAGAATATAATCTCAATCCGGATAATTTTGTGAATGATCCAATCAAATCGTTCCAGTTCGTTAAGCTCTCCCAAGTCACCAACATGAACGTTTCTGAAGTGAATGATAGAATTCTTTCAGGTAAAGGGATTTTACAAGGCCAAGCTGCAACCTTCACTTCAGCAGGGGAAAAGTACGGGGTGAATGAAATCTACCTGATTTCACATGCTTTGCTGGAAACCGGGAATGGCACTTCACCGTTGGCGACTGGAGTTAAGGTGAACGGGAAAACGGTCTATAATATGTATGGAGTGGGGGCTTTTGACGGAACAGCGTTAAGCAGCGGCGCTCAATACGCATATAATGCAGGCTGGTTCACTCCGGAAGCTGCCATCATAGGCGGAGCCGAATTTATCGCCAAAGGATATATCTCTGCTGGACAGGACACGCTATACAAAATGAGATGGAATCCTATAGCTGCAGAGAAATATGGATATGCTACACACCAGTATGCTACTGACATTGGCTGGGCAACAAAACAAGTGAAACAGATTTATAATTTGTATAGTCTATTAGATTCCTATAAATTGACGATTGAAGTTCCTAAGTACAAATAA